The Pirellulaceae bacterium genome has a segment encoding these proteins:
- a CDS encoding FMN-binding glutamate synthase family protein, giving the protein MTDSHPPTRPRKSSRFDDYTLSEIRRAAATGIYDIRGAGAKRKLPSFDELLFLGASMSRYPLEGYREKCATDVVLGNRFASKPLELKIPITIAGMSFGSLSGPAKESLGYGATLAGTSTTTGDGGMTSEEREHSQLLVYQYLPSRYGMNPDDLRKADAIEIVVGQGAKPGGGGMLLGQKISPRVAEMRTLPAGIDQRSACRHPDWTGPDDLAIKILELREITDWEKPIYVKVGGARPYYDTALAVKAGADVVVLDGMEGGTAATQEVFIEHVGQPTLACVRPAVDALQELDMHRKVQLVLSGGIRNGADVAKALALGADAVSIGTAALVALGDNDPRWETEYNALGTTAGAYDDWHQGADPAGITTQDAERAGRLDPQAAGRRLANYLKVMTLEAQTIARACGKSHVHNLEPEDLVALSVEAAAMARVPLAGTDWIPGQSGL; this is encoded by the coding sequence GTGACTGATTCCCATCCCCCTACTAGGCCGCGTAAGTCTTCACGGTTCGACGACTACACGCTCTCCGAAATCCGTCGCGCGGCCGCGACCGGGATCTACGATATCCGGGGTGCCGGTGCGAAGCGTAAGCTGCCAAGCTTTGACGAGTTGCTGTTTCTGGGGGCGTCGATGTCCCGCTATCCGTTGGAAGGATATCGTGAAAAGTGCGCCACCGATGTGGTGTTGGGCAACCGATTTGCCAGCAAACCCCTGGAATTGAAGATCCCGATCACGATTGCCGGGATGAGCTTCGGCTCGCTCTCAGGGCCTGCCAAAGAGTCGCTTGGTTACGGGGCGACCTTGGCCGGGACCTCGACCACGACTGGCGATGGCGGGATGACGTCCGAAGAACGGGAACACTCGCAGTTGCTGGTGTATCAGTACCTGCCTTCTCGCTACGGGATGAATCCGGATGATCTCCGCAAGGCGGATGCGATTGAGATCGTGGTTGGGCAAGGCGCAAAACCGGGCGGTGGTGGAATGTTGTTGGGCCAGAAAATTTCCCCACGGGTCGCCGAGATGCGGACGCTGCCCGCGGGCATCGACCAGCGATCTGCCTGTCGCCATCCCGACTGGACCGGGCCGGACGACTTGGCGATCAAAATTCTCGAACTGCGGGAAATCACCGACTGGGAAAAACCGATCTATGTCAAGGTCGGCGGGGCGCGGCCCTACTATGATACAGCGTTGGCGGTCAAGGCGGGCGCTGACGTGGTGGTACTCGACGGGATGGAGGGGGGGACGGCGGCGACTCAGGAGGTGTTCATCGAGCATGTGGGGCAGCCGACCCTTGCCTGCGTGCGGCCTGCGGTCGATGCCTTGCAGGAGCTCGACATGCACCGCAAGGTACAGCTCGTTCTCTCGGGCGGAATTCGCAACGGGGCAGACGTTGCCAAAGCACTTGCCCTGGGAGCCGATGCGGTTTCGATCGGCACCGCCGCGCTGGTGGCCCTTGGAGACAATGACCCACGATGGGAAACAGAATACAACGCCTTAGGCACGACCGCCGGTGCCTACGACGACTGGCATCAGGGGGCCGATCCGGCCGGGATTACGACCCAGGACGCCGAGCGTGCGGGGCGACTCGATCCCCAGGCGGCGGGTCGCCGTCTGGCAAATTATCTCAAGGTGATGACACTCGAAGCGCAGACGATTGCCCGCGCTTGCGGCAAAAGTCACGTCCACAACCTAGAGCCGGAAGATTTGGTGGCCCTGAGCGTGGAAGCGGCCGCGATGGCCCGGGTGCCCCTGGCCGGAACGGATTGGATTCCCGGGCAGTCGGGATTATGA
- a CDS encoding 2Fe-2S iron-sulfur cluster-binding protein → MNKRLPEREGEWIDRDQPVSFQFEGESHQGFAGDVLASALWADGVRLLGRSFKYHRPRGIYSLAGADANLMVEDGQRTNLRGDFLPIEAGLNVRSVNTAGGLKRDWLKITDRFGRWMPVGFYYKAFHTPRRLFPFYENQMRKIAGLGKINPAGKRQPSPKDYAFADLLVAGAGPAGLAAAIAAAEQGLEVLLVDEQPHVGGSLHWQHAQDQTAAGSLQELVRRAAALDNLQIRTGTQVAGCYADHWIALVDAQRLTKLRTRATLFATGCFEQPAVFQNNDLPGVMLASAAQRLIYLYRVRPCRRAVILAAGSEGYRLALDLQKAGVEVVALADLRDEGEAGPWGKAVTASGIMIYKGHTIYEAIASRDKNALAGVMLCPLDKTGGPQSIGRAKLACDGVLMSVGWTPVSGIAYQAGVRFRYDARVEQLVPDSLPERVFVAGRAAGIFELADQLADGNRAGLAAAAACGQFSGKVPQPLIPTGPPRSHPYPIVPHPGKKNFVDLDEDLHLVDFQNAHQEGYDSIELIKRYTTVGMGPTQGKLSNVNAVRILARLNRATIQETGTTVSRPFHQPVSLSKLAGRRLHPLRRTPLHGKHLELGGQMMHAGTWLRPEYYKVEGSSREDCILAEAENVRRGVGLIDVSTLGKLHFSGPDAGRFLEQIYTGGFLDQKLGHLRYALACDELGILIEDSVVARKGENHFYVTATSSGVTAFYRDLQRWALILGMDVTLVHATGQMAAINLAGPRSREVLAGLTELSLAADDFPYLAVREGRVAGVEATLMRLGFVGELGYEIHVPAGAACHVWQAFLQAGRQFEIQPFGVEAQRLLRLEKGHLIVGQDTDALTHPFEVDLGWAVKMEKPFFVGSRSLQILAARPPERQLVGLALPADATAPLPEECHLIIEGNEIVGRITSVAHRTTLGQPIALAFVRPAQVAAGTQVRIRVAAGKLLTASVVPLPFYDPDALRQRLPD, encoded by the coding sequence ATGAATAAACGATTGCCCGAGCGTGAAGGGGAGTGGATCGACCGCGATCAGCCGGTTTCGTTTCAGTTTGAAGGCGAGTCGCATCAAGGTTTTGCGGGCGATGTGCTCGCCAGTGCGCTGTGGGCAGACGGGGTGCGGCTTTTGGGACGCAGCTTCAAATACCACCGGCCGCGCGGCATTTACAGCCTCGCCGGAGCGGATGCCAATTTGATGGTGGAAGACGGCCAGCGGACGAATCTCCGCGGCGACTTTTTGCCGATCGAAGCGGGGCTCAATGTCCGCTCGGTCAACACGGCTGGGGGACTCAAACGAGATTGGCTTAAGATCACCGACCGCTTTGGCCGCTGGATGCCGGTTGGGTTTTATTACAAGGCATTCCATACGCCCCGGCGGCTGTTCCCCTTTTATGAAAACCAGATGCGCAAAATTGCCGGCCTTGGAAAAATCAATCCTGCCGGCAAGCGGCAGCCGTCACCCAAGGATTATGCGTTTGCCGATCTTTTGGTTGCCGGTGCAGGACCCGCAGGTCTCGCCGCCGCGATCGCTGCCGCCGAGCAGGGATTGGAGGTGTTGCTTGTCGATGAGCAGCCTCACGTGGGTGGCAGCCTCCACTGGCAACATGCGCAAGATCAGACGGCTGCCGGATCTTTGCAGGAGCTCGTGCGCCGCGCTGCGGCACTCGACAATCTTCAGATTCGCACCGGTACGCAGGTAGCCGGCTGTTACGCCGATCATTGGATCGCCCTGGTCGACGCGCAGCGGCTGACCAAACTTCGTACGCGGGCGACCCTCTTTGCCACGGGCTGTTTCGAGCAGCCGGCCGTTTTTCAGAACAACGACCTCCCTGGAGTGATGCTTGCTTCGGCCGCCCAACGCCTGATTTATCTCTATCGGGTACGGCCGTGTCGGCGGGCTGTGATCCTGGCGGCAGGCAGCGAGGGTTATCGACTTGCGCTGGATCTTCAAAAAGCCGGTGTGGAGGTGGTAGCCCTGGCGGATTTGCGCGATGAAGGCGAGGCGGGCCCGTGGGGAAAGGCGGTCACCGCGAGCGGGATCATGATTTACAAGGGCCACACCATTTACGAAGCGATTGCCAGTCGCGATAAAAATGCGCTGGCCGGCGTGATGCTCTGTCCCTTGGACAAGACGGGCGGCCCCCAGAGCATTGGCCGTGCGAAGCTGGCGTGCGACGGCGTTTTGATGAGTGTGGGCTGGACGCCCGTGTCGGGGATCGCCTATCAGGCGGGGGTCCGGTTCCGTTACGACGCGCGTGTGGAGCAATTGGTGCCCGACAGCCTGCCGGAGCGGGTGTTTGTGGCCGGGCGGGCGGCAGGGATTTTTGAATTGGCAGATCAGCTTGCCGATGGTAACCGCGCAGGCCTAGCAGCCGCCGCAGCATGTGGTCAATTCAGCGGGAAAGTTCCCCAGCCGCTCATACCTACGGGACCCCCGCGGAGTCATCCCTATCCGATTGTTCCTCACCCGGGCAAGAAAAACTTCGTCGATCTAGATGAAGATCTACACCTGGTCGATTTTCAAAACGCCCATCAGGAGGGTTATGACAGCATTGAATTGATCAAACGCTACACCACCGTGGGTATGGGGCCGACTCAGGGCAAGCTCTCAAATGTGAATGCAGTCAGAATTCTCGCCCGGCTCAATCGCGCCACGATCCAGGAGACGGGAACCACCGTCTCACGGCCTTTTCACCAGCCCGTTTCACTCTCCAAATTGGCCGGACGTCGCCTGCACCCCTTGCGGCGGACCCCGCTGCACGGAAAACACCTGGAGTTGGGTGGGCAGATGATGCACGCAGGCACGTGGTTGCGTCCGGAATACTACAAGGTTGAAGGCAGTTCGCGCGAAGATTGTATCCTTGCCGAGGCGGAGAATGTTCGCCGTGGCGTGGGCCTGATCGACGTCAGCACGCTCGGCAAACTGCACTTTTCTGGACCCGATGCTGGCCGCTTCCTGGAGCAGATTTATACGGGGGGCTTTTTGGATCAAAAGCTGGGCCACCTGCGATATGCCCTGGCCTGCGACGAATTGGGGATCCTGATCGAAGATAGTGTGGTGGCCCGGAAGGGGGAAAACCATTTTTACGTGACGGCGACGAGCAGTGGCGTGACCGCCTTTTACCGCGATTTGCAGCGTTGGGCACTGATCCTTGGGATGGATGTTACCTTGGTTCATGCTACGGGACAGATGGCCGCGATCAATCTGGCCGGTCCACGATCACGCGAGGTCCTTGCGGGACTGACTGAACTGTCGCTTGCCGCAGACGATTTCCCCTATCTGGCTGTTCGCGAGGGCCGCGTGGCAGGTGTCGAGGCCACCTTGATGCGGCTCGGTTTTGTAGGTGAGCTGGGATATGAAATCCATGTGCCGGCCGGTGCGGCCTGCCACGTCTGGCAAGCGTTCCTGCAGGCGGGCCGACAGTTCGAGATCCAGCCGTTTGGGGTTGAGGCCCAGCGGTTGTTGCGGTTGGAAAAGGGCCATCTGATCGTGGGTCAGGATACCGATGCGCTGACCCATCCTTTCGAGGTTGATTTGGGTTGGGCGGTCAAAATGGAAAAGCCGTTTTTCGTCGGTTCGAGAAGCTTGCAGATTCTCGCCGCTCGCCCGCCAGAGCGACAGTTGGTCGGTCTGGCACTCCCTGCGGATGCCACGGCGCCGCTACCGGAGGAATGTCATTTGATAATAGAGGGTAACGAGATTGTGGGCCGCATTACCAGCGTGGCCCATCGCACGACACTCGGACAGCCCATTGCCCTGGCCTTCGTACGGCCCGCGCAGGTAGCCGCCGGCACGCAGGTCAGGATTCGCGTGGCCGCTGGCAAGCTCCTCACGGCCAGCGTGGTGCCGCTGCCGTTTTACGATCCAGACGCCTTGCGGCAAAGATTGCCAGACTAA
- a CDS encoding FAD-dependent oxidoreductase, which yields MFRAPEQLRNEYDVVIIGGGGHGLAAAYYLAREHGITNVAVLEQGYIGRGGTGRNTAIIRSNYLTPEGARFYQASVELFQDLSRQFDLNLFYSERGHFTLAHSPASLRTQRWRAEVNKHLGIDSELVTPAEIKQMVPEIDLDCGGQQPPIHGALYHPPGAIARHDAVAWGYARGADQRGVEIHQQTRVTDIEIRDGAVCGVHTDKGFIKTRKVLSAVAGWTTGITEMVSLRTPLVIHPLQAMVTEPLKPWLNKIVVSASLHLYVSQSSRGELVAGASLDPYELISMRSTLDFAEGTAGHLIDLFPMLGDIKILRQWAGLCDMTPDFSPIMGTTPIEGFYIDAGWGTWGFKATPISGLTMAHTVATGNDHELIEPFNLSRFSRWQLVGEKGAASVGH from the coding sequence ATGTTCCGCGCGCCGGAGCAACTTCGCAACGAATACGATGTGGTAATTATTGGCGGTGGCGGGCACGGCCTGGCAGCCGCCTATTATCTCGCCCGGGAACACGGGATCACGAATGTCGCGGTCCTGGAGCAGGGCTACATCGGCCGGGGTGGCACGGGCCGCAATACGGCGATTATCCGCTCCAACTATCTGACTCCTGAAGGAGCCCGTTTTTATCAGGCCAGCGTCGAACTGTTTCAGGATCTTTCGCGACAGTTCGACCTCAATTTGTTCTACAGCGAGCGGGGCCATTTCACCCTTGCCCATTCGCCAGCCTCGCTGCGGACCCAGCGGTGGCGTGCCGAAGTGAACAAACATTTGGGGATCGACAGCGAGTTGGTGACTCCTGCCGAGATCAAGCAAATGGTCCCGGAAATCGACCTTGATTGTGGAGGGCAGCAGCCACCAATTCACGGGGCCCTCTATCATCCCCCGGGGGCCATCGCCCGGCACGACGCGGTCGCTTGGGGCTACGCCCGGGGTGCCGACCAGCGGGGCGTCGAAATTCACCAGCAGACACGGGTAACCGATATCGAAATTCGCGACGGGGCGGTCTGCGGTGTGCATACCGACAAAGGTTTTATCAAAACCCGCAAAGTCCTCTCCGCGGTAGCCGGTTGGACGACCGGCATCACTGAGATGGTCTCTCTGCGGACCCCTTTGGTGATCCACCCACTGCAGGCAATGGTGACCGAGCCACTCAAGCCCTGGCTCAATAAAATTGTCGTTTCGGCCAGTTTGCACCTCTATGTGAGTCAGTCGTCGCGCGGAGAACTCGTGGCGGGTGCGTCGCTCGATCCGTACGAACTGATTTCCATGCGGTCCACCTTGGATTTTGCCGAAGGGACTGCTGGCCATCTGATCGACCTGTTCCCCATGCTCGGCGATATCAAGATCCTTCGACAGTGGGCCGGGCTCTGCGACATGACGCCCGACTTTTCCCCGATCATGGGGACCACACCGATCGAGGGTTTTTACATCGATGCCGGTTGGGGGACCTGGGGCTTCAAGGCGACGCCGATCAGCGGGTTGACGATGGCCCATACTGTGGCTACCGGGAACGACCACGAACTGATTGAGCCATTCAATCTTTCTCGGTTCAGCCGTTGGCAACTGGTAGGTGAAAAGGGAGCTGCCTCCGTAGGGCATTAA
- a CDS encoding glutamine amidotransferase family protein produces the protein MCGIVGLFLKNPSLQGQLGAYMSEMLITMSDRGPDSAGIAIYGQATTGTIKLTVQSAKPTSDFPKLRRELAALLSDKLEMEVNDTHAVLRVETSEVPRVQARIAEGFADLRIMSAGEAVEIYKEVGPPTEVVYRFGLGKMAGSHGIGHTRMATESLVTTRGAHPFSTGPDQCLVHNGSLSNHNNLRRQLQRAGIGFETENDTEVAAAYLSSRIDCGVSLDAALQGALEDLDGFYTFLVSTRSGFGVLRDPIACKPAVLAENDDYVAFGSEYRALVVLPDIEQATVWEPEPATVYFWEH, from the coding sequence GTGTGTGGAATCGTCGGCTTGTTCTTGAAGAATCCATCCCTCCAGGGGCAGCTCGGTGCCTACATGTCTGAGATGCTCATTACGATGAGTGATCGCGGCCCTGACAGCGCAGGAATTGCGATCTACGGACAAGCGACCACCGGAACAATCAAGCTCACGGTGCAGTCAGCAAAGCCCACTAGCGATTTCCCCAAATTGCGTCGGGAACTTGCTGCACTTCTGAGCGACAAACTCGAGATGGAGGTAAATGACACCCACGCCGTGCTGCGGGTGGAAACTAGCGAGGTCCCGAGGGTGCAAGCGCGGATCGCAGAAGGATTTGCGGATTTGCGGATCATGAGTGCGGGCGAGGCCGTCGAAATCTATAAGGAGGTGGGCCCACCGACCGAGGTGGTATACCGTTTTGGACTTGGCAAGATGGCAGGTAGCCACGGAATTGGACACACGCGGATGGCGACCGAGTCGTTGGTCACTACGCGGGGAGCCCATCCCTTTTCCACCGGACCGGATCAGTGCCTGGTCCATAACGGGTCGCTATCGAATCACAACAACCTCCGCCGCCAGCTGCAGCGCGCGGGGATTGGTTTTGAGACCGAAAACGACACGGAAGTTGCCGCCGCCTATCTCTCTTCTCGCATCGATTGCGGGGTTTCGCTGGACGCTGCCTTGCAAGGTGCCCTGGAAGATCTGGACGGATTTTATACGTTCCTCGTCAGTACACGCAGCGGTTTTGGCGTGTTGCGAGATCCGATTGCCTGCAAGCCCGCTGTCCTTGCCGAGAACGACGATTACGTCGCCTTTGGTTCGGAATATCGCGCCCTGGTCGTTCTGCCCGATATTGAACAGGCAACGGTTTGGGAACCGGAGCCGGCGACCGTCTATTTTTGGGAGCATTGA
- a CDS encoding PEP-CTERM sorting domain-containing protein translates to MYRFGHYDGDPDGEANTGTVSFDGGGASNWAAGGEQDPATVAVGNMVTESPLGRQYSIQIGIEEPVPEPSSIAILLVGLIAGFRIFGRRRRAAA, encoded by the coding sequence ATGTATCGCTTCGGGCATTATGATGGCGACCCCGATGGAGAAGCGAACACGGGAACGGTTTCGTTTGACGGTGGAGGTGCATCGAATTGGGCCGCTGGCGGCGAACAAGACCCCGCTACGGTAGCTGTGGGAAACATGGTTACTGAAAGCCCGCTCGGCCGCCAATATTCAATTCAAATTGGCATTGAGGAGCCGGTTCCGGAGCCGTCAAGCATTGCGATTCTATTGGTTGGGCTAATCGCAGGATTTCGCATCTTCGGACGTCGGCGTCGCGCCGCAGCCTAG
- the glnT gene encoding type III glutamate--ammonia ligase has product MADGEQIRKQMAKDGVEFILAQFVDIHGTAKVKMVPVSSFDNMLDEGAGFAGAAVWGVGQGPHSHDMLARIDLASYTPLPWMPNTARFAADLFVDAVSYPFCPRTNLKRVLADVRKRGYVFNVGMEPEHFLVTRAADGSIAPWNPDQVDNLTKPCYDFRSMAPAMDYLQELTSSLNRLGWGVYQTDHEDANGQFEVNFDFQDALTTADRVTFFKMATSQIAKKYGAIATHMAKPFAEQTGSGLHVHFHLADAETGEGVFEDLSDERGLGCSELAYHFVGGILHHARALCAVTSPTVNCYKRLKLGAGLQSNRSGYTWTPAFISYGDNNRTQMIRTAGPGHFEDRTVSAGCNPYLALAAYVAAGMDGIEKKMQPGEPNLGNMYERTLAEILAEGTKILPQSLQESIAELRRDEVVCSALGVIADEFIELKSREWETYEGQVTAWEIDQYLTFF; this is encoded by the coding sequence ATGGCTGACGGCGAACAGATTCGCAAGCAAATGGCAAAAGATGGTGTGGAATTCATCCTTGCGCAGTTTGTGGATATCCACGGAACGGCCAAGGTCAAAATGGTCCCCGTTTCTAGTTTTGATAACATGCTTGACGAGGGGGCCGGTTTTGCCGGAGCGGCGGTCTGGGGTGTCGGACAGGGACCTCATTCGCACGACATGCTCGCGCGGATCGACCTAGCCAGCTACACACCGCTCCCTTGGATGCCCAATACGGCCCGTTTTGCTGCCGATTTGTTTGTGGATGCGGTCTCTTACCCGTTCTGCCCACGGACCAACTTGAAAAGAGTCTTGGCCGATGTCCGCAAACGGGGCTATGTGTTTAATGTTGGCATGGAGCCGGAGCACTTTTTGGTGACTCGCGCTGCCGATGGCAGCATTGCACCCTGGAATCCCGATCAGGTCGACAACCTGACCAAGCCGTGTTATGACTTCCGCTCGATGGCCCCGGCGATGGATTATCTGCAGGAGTTGACCAGCAGCCTCAACCGCCTCGGTTGGGGTGTCTATCAGACCGATCACGAGGATGCCAACGGCCAGTTTGAAGTCAACTTTGATTTTCAGGACGCGCTAACCACGGCCGATCGGGTCACGTTCTTCAAGATGGCCACCTCGCAGATTGCAAAAAAATACGGCGCCATCGCCACGCACATGGCCAAACCGTTTGCCGAGCAGACCGGTAGCGGTCTCCATGTTCACTTCCATCTGGCCGATGCGGAGACAGGCGAGGGTGTCTTTGAGGATCTCTCTGACGAGCGGGGCCTGGGCTGTTCGGAGCTGGCCTATCATTTTGTGGGGGGTATCTTGCACCATGCCCGCGCGCTCTGCGCGGTGACGAGCCCGACGGTCAATTGCTACAAGCGGCTCAAATTGGGCGCCGGGTTGCAATCCAATCGAAGCGGTTATACCTGGACCCCTGCGTTCATCAGCTACGGAGACAACAATCGCACCCAGATGATCCGCACCGCCGGTCCGGGGCACTTTGAGGACCGCACCGTTTCGGCCGGATGCAATCCCTATCTGGCCTTGGCCGCCTACGTGGCCGCCGGGATGGACGGGATTGAAAAAAAAATGCAACCGGGGGAACCCAACCTGGGCAACATGTACGAGCGCACGCTCGCCGAAATTCTCGCCGAGGGTACCAAAATCTTGCCACAGTCTTTGCAGGAATCGATCGCAGAATTGCGTCGCGACGAAGTCGTCTGCAGCGCTTTGGGCGTGATTGCCGACGAGTTTATTGAGCTCAAGAGTCGGGAATGGGAGACCTACGAAGGGCAGGTGACTGCCTGGGAGATCGATCAGTACCTGACATTTTTCTAA
- a CDS encoding tetratricopeptide repeat protein, translating to MRPGDVDHGMTEPAAARRWWSRIVIRCGARPFALLLFAVWAAVMLTSAGCIDDTPRSTATTEEEALTQGKALMNSGRHDDAIIEFNRAIELNSNSVGGFKHRALAYFYIRQLDKAIHDLGRAINLAPEDVSLYLERARFHRAAGNHEGLLADCTAALERAPEAADAWSMRAGSYCERGMNGEAIEAAEQAIRLNPEHAPAYNNLAVVYMNQGKFSRAIKYFDLAIKNNRQFPTAYGNRAKVHLTTGQPDLAYADWAEAIRLEPNNAQYCLDRGMAYLDRDRVDEALQDFETGIGRLEPPDGKARAPQPFLAKLYTASAQAQFTKGRFDKAVADANEAIRLDETSVGAHFVRDLVK from the coding sequence ATGAGACCCGGGGATGTTGATCATGGTATGACGGAGCCAGCCGCGGCCAGACGGTGGTGGTCCCGGATTGTAATCCGCTGCGGCGCGCGTCCCTTTGCGCTATTGCTATTCGCCGTTTGGGCAGCTGTGATGTTGACATCGGCCGGTTGTATCGACGACACCCCACGAAGCACGGCTACCACGGAAGAGGAGGCGTTGACGCAAGGGAAGGCGCTGATGAATTCGGGAAGACATGATGACGCGATTATCGAATTCAACCGGGCGATTGAGCTGAACTCCAATAGTGTGGGCGGTTTCAAGCATCGCGCGCTGGCATACTTCTACATACGACAGCTCGATAAGGCAATCCACGATCTGGGACGCGCGATCAACTTGGCTCCTGAAGACGTCAGCCTGTATCTCGAACGAGCCCGCTTCCATCGCGCTGCCGGGAATCACGAAGGTCTATTGGCCGACTGTACCGCGGCGCTGGAGCGGGCTCCTGAAGCCGCCGATGCATGGTCCATGCGCGCCGGTTCATACTGCGAACGGGGGATGAATGGTGAAGCGATTGAGGCAGCTGAACAAGCGATACGGCTCAATCCGGAGCATGCGCCGGCCTACAACAACTTGGCAGTAGTTTACATGAATCAGGGAAAGTTTAGTCGGGCGATTAAATACTTCGACTTGGCAATTAAAAACAATCGGCAGTTCCCGACCGCCTACGGCAACCGGGCGAAAGTCCATCTCACGACGGGGCAACCCGATTTGGCCTACGCCGACTGGGCTGAGGCCATTCGGCTTGAACCCAACAACGCCCAATATTGTCTCGACCGAGGAATGGCCTATCTGGACCGCGATCGAGTGGACGAAGCGCTGCAGGATTTCGAGACAGGAATTGGCCGGCTGGAACCGCCCGACGGCAAGGCCCGAGCCCCCCAACCCTTTCTTGCCAAGCTGTACACGGCTAGCGCACAGGCTCAATTTACCAAGGGGCGGTTCGACAAGGCGGTGGCCGACGCGAACGAGGCGATTCGATTGGACGAAACGTCTGTCGGTGCTCATTTCGTTCGGGATCTAGTGAAATAG
- a CDS encoding sarcosine oxidase subunit delta — MKIICCPVNGPRPLQEFHFGGQVRPLPVTGDEGQLSDVEWADYVFNRAGEPGVQREWWYHTPSGTWFIAERDCENDEFLRTYLHGQRGTDE, encoded by the coding sequence ATGAAGATCATTTGCTGTCCCGTGAACGGTCCTCGGCCACTGCAGGAATTCCACTTTGGCGGCCAAGTTCGCCCGCTGCCTGTCACTGGCGACGAGGGCCAGTTGAGCGACGTAGAGTGGGCCGACTACGTCTTCAACCGCGCCGGCGAACCGGGCGTCCAGCGGGAATGGTGGTACCACACGCCGAGCGGTACTTGGTTTATTGCCGAGCGGGATTGCGAGAACGATGAATTCCTTCGCACCTACCTCCACGGCCAGCGGGGAACGGATGAATAA